A stretch of the Flavobacterium aquiphilum genome encodes the following:
- a CDS encoding glutaminyl-peptide cyclotransferase, protein MKNYNFLFFILLGISLTNCGNTKKGENSIFTFDNSNYKQHYVAGDALSLGILNPNSKEIDSIIYYVNDKKVGTKKGNAKLDFKLNNLKLGYQYLKALVYFGGDNSEATARIEIVSNVTPKLLNYKIINTFPHDTASFTEGFEFHNDTLCESTGLKGKSYFRKYDYKTGKIFKQINLDSMYFGEGITFINGKLFQLTWQEKTGFIYDAKTMKLEKKFTYDKDIEGWGMTNDGKYIYQTDKTEKIWKMDPETQKMIDYINVYSGDSKIKAINELEWINGKIYTNVWTKDAIAVVNPTTGAVEGILNMSGLRKFMKDITQDDVLNGIAYNPKTKTIFVTGKNWSKMFEITVSE, encoded by the coding sequence ATGAAAAACTATAACTTCCTATTTTTCATTTTATTAGGAATCTCTTTAACGAATTGTGGAAACACAAAAAAAGGTGAAAATTCTATATTTACCTTCGATAATTCCAATTACAAACAACATTATGTAGCTGGAGACGCACTTTCATTAGGTATTTTAAACCCAAATTCTAAAGAAATCGACAGCATAATCTATTATGTAAACGACAAAAAAGTGGGTACCAAAAAAGGAAATGCAAAATTAGACTTCAAGTTGAATAATCTAAAATTGGGTTACCAATACCTAAAAGCTTTGGTTTATTTTGGTGGTGACAACTCTGAAGCGACCGCTAGAATAGAAATCGTTTCGAATGTGACCCCAAAATTATTAAACTACAAAATCATAAACACTTTTCCTCATGATACTGCGTCTTTCACAGAAGGATTTGAGTTTCATAATGATACTTTATGCGAAAGCACTGGACTAAAAGGAAAGTCCTATTTTAGAAAATACGATTACAAAACAGGGAAAATCTTTAAACAGATTAATTTAGACTCAATGTATTTTGGAGAAGGAATCACTTTTATAAACGGCAAATTGTTTCAATTGACCTGGCAGGAAAAAACAGGTTTTATATATGATGCCAAAACCATGAAACTAGAGAAAAAATTCACCTATGACAAGGATATTGAAGGTTGGGGAATGACAAACGATGGAAAATACATTTACCAAACTGATAAAACAGAAAAAATTTGGAAAATGGATCCTGAAACACAAAAAATGATAGACTACATCAATGTATATTCAGGAGATTCTAAAATAAAAGCCATTAATGAATTGGAATGGATCAATGGAAAAATCTATACTAACGTTTGGACTAAAGATGCGATTGCTGTTGTAAACCCAACCACAGGAGCTGTTGAAGGAATATTAAATATGTCTGGTCTTCGCAAATTTATGAAAGATATAACCCAAGATGATGTTTTAAATGGAATTGCTTACAATCCTAAAACCAA
- a CDS encoding SDR family oxidoreductase gives MDKVVLITGASSGIGKSIGEFLHHKGFVVYGTSRNPERVLNSVFPLIALDVRNTDSIHSAVAKVIASSGKLDVVINNAGVGITGPLEEIPMEEIKNNFETNFFGPIEVMKSVLPQMRSQKSGLIINITSIAGYMGLPYRSVYSASKGALELITEALRMEVKSFGIQITNIAPGDFATNIAAGRFHAPVMRGSAYEVSYGNNLKTMNEHVDSGSNPNEMAEAVYAVIQNSNPKIHYKVGAFMQKFSIVLKRILPDKVYEKMLMNHYKL, from the coding sequence ATGGATAAAGTAGTATTAATTACAGGAGCATCGTCAGGAATTGGGAAATCTATTGGGGAATTTTTGCATCATAAAGGATTTGTGGTGTATGGAACGAGCCGAAATCCGGAGCGTGTTCTAAATTCGGTTTTTCCTTTGATTGCTTTGGATGTAAGAAATACTGATTCCATTCATTCGGCTGTCGCCAAAGTAATTGCATCCTCGGGAAAGCTTGATGTTGTGATTAATAATGCAGGAGTTGGTATTACGGGCCCTTTGGAGGAAATTCCAATGGAAGAAATCAAAAACAACTTTGAAACCAATTTTTTTGGTCCAATCGAAGTGATGAAATCGGTTTTGCCACAAATGCGTTCACAAAAATCCGGACTAATTATCAATATAACATCAATTGCCGGATATATGGGATTACCTTATCGCAGTGTTTATTCGGCTTCAAAAGGAGCTTTGGAGTTAATAACCGAAGCTTTGCGTATGGAGGTAAAATCATTTGGAATCCAAATTACTAACATTGCTCCGGGTGATTTTGCTACTAATATCGCGGCAGGTCGTTTTCATGCTCCGGTAATGAGGGGTTCTGCTTATGAGGTTTCTTATGGGAACAATTTGAAAACCATGAATGAGCATGTGGACAGCGGAAGTAATCCAAATGAAATGGCAGAAGCGGTTTATGCTGTAATCCAAAATTCAAACCCTAAAATTCACTACAAAGTGGGAGCTTTTATGCAAAAGTTTTCTATTGTTTTAAAACGGATTCTTCCTGATAAAGTATATGAAAAAATGCTGATGAATCATTATAAGCTTTAG
- the fsa gene encoding fructose-6-phosphate aldolase produces the protein MKFFIDTANLTQIKEAQALGVLDGVTTNPSLMAKEGITGKNNILKHYVDICNLVDGDVSAEVNAVDYDGMIKEGEELADLHDQIVVKLPMTKEGVMAAKYFSDKGIKTNVTLVFSAGQALLAAKAGATYVSPFIGRLDDISTDGLALIEEIREIYDNYGYETQILAASVRHTMHIVNCAKIGADVMTGPLSAITGLLKHPLTDIGLAQFIADFEKGNK, from the coding sequence ATGAAATTTTTTATTGATACAGCTAATTTAACTCAAATTAAAGAAGCACAGGCATTAGGTGTTTTGGATGGAGTTACTACAAACCCATCTTTGATGGCTAAAGAAGGAATTACAGGGAAAAACAACATTTTGAAACATTATGTTGATATCTGTAATTTGGTTGATGGTGATGTAAGTGCTGAAGTAAATGCGGTTGATTACGACGGAATGATTAAAGAAGGTGAAGAATTGGCTGATTTACACGATCAAATCGTAGTTAAATTACCAATGACAAAAGAAGGGGTGATGGCTGCTAAATATTTCTCTGATAAAGGAATTAAAACGAATGTTACGTTAGTATTCTCTGCAGGTCAAGCGTTATTGGCTGCCAAAGCTGGTGCTACTTATGTTTCTCCATTCATTGGTCGTTTGGATGATATTTCAACTGACGGTTTAGCTTTGATTGAAGAAATCAGAGAAATCTATGATAACTACGGTTATGAAACTCAAATTTTGGCTGCTTCAGTTCGTCACACAATGCACATTGTAAACTGTGCTAAAATTGGTGCCGATGTTATGACAGGTCCATTATCTGCTATCACCGGATTATTAAAACACCCATTGACAGATATCGGTTTGGCTCAATTTATTGCTGATTTCGAAAAAGGAAATAAGTAA
- a CDS encoding MFS transporter produces the protein MSTENSKTNWGQFIPLASVFFFWGFVAASNDILIPVFKKAFDLTQGESQLVAFAFYIAYTVGSLIYMGISVVIKEDLVNKIGYKNGLSVGLFISALGTLLFYPAANTGSFPLMLAGLFIVGLGFSLQQTVANPLAIALGPIKTGSQRLTLAGGINNFGTTIGPLIVSFAIFGSNANENTTASIESVKIPYLILGLAFLIVGILLKFSSLPERPELVEEDDSHDKISIKKSALQYPQLVMGMIAIFLYVGVEVSTASNLPAYMESKLGFLTKDVAPYISLYWASLMIGRWTGAVEAFTEDMSLLKILRFVAPYLAFGVFLAVNAIANHDLTPFYIYALVILVLIGADMASKGNPARMLLIFSFCGIAATAIGITTSGMVSVYAFTSVGLFCSTLWPCIFTLAVSGLGKHTSQGSSFLIMMIMGGGFVSVFQGKIAEIIGIQSSYVVGVICFAYLAFYAWKVSQILRAHGIDFDKKVAGGH, from the coding sequence ATGAGTACAGAAAATTCAAAAACCAACTGGGGACAGTTCATCCCCTTAGCTAGCGTTTTCTTCTTTTGGGGATTTGTGGCTGCAAGTAATGACATTTTAATTCCCGTTTTCAAAAAAGCATTCGATTTAACACAAGGAGAAAGTCAATTAGTGGCTTTTGCTTTCTATATCGCTTATACCGTTGGTTCGCTTATTTACATGGGGATTTCAGTTGTAATAAAAGAAGACTTAGTAAACAAAATAGGTTACAAAAACGGATTATCAGTAGGATTATTTATTTCTGCTTTAGGAACGCTTTTATTTTATCCCGCTGCCAATACAGGGTCTTTCCCATTAATGTTGGCAGGTCTTTTTATAGTAGGATTAGGGTTTTCATTGCAACAAACGGTAGCCAATCCATTGGCGATTGCCTTAGGACCAATTAAAACAGGCTCTCAACGTTTGACATTGGCAGGTGGTATCAATAATTTCGGTACTACAATTGGACCATTAATTGTAAGTTTTGCCATTTTTGGTTCTAATGCAAATGAAAATACTACCGCAAGTATTGAAAGCGTTAAAATTCCTTACCTAATCTTAGGACTTGCTTTTTTAATAGTTGGAATTTTATTGAAATTCTCATCATTACCAGAAAGACCAGAATTAGTTGAAGAAGATGATTCTCATGACAAAATATCCATAAAAAAATCAGCTTTACAGTACCCACAATTGGTTATGGGGATGATTGCTATCTTTTTATATGTAGGAGTTGAAGTATCTACAGCAAGTAATTTACCTGCTTATATGGAATCAAAATTAGGATTCTTGACCAAAGATGTTGCTCCTTACATCTCTTTATACTGGGCTAGTTTAATGATTGGCCGTTGGACTGGAGCTGTCGAAGCTTTTACTGAAGACATGAGCCTGTTAAAAATATTACGTTTTGTTGCGCCTTATTTGGCTTTTGGGGTGTTTTTGGCGGTAAACGCTATTGCAAACCACGATTTGACTCCTTTTTACATCTATGCATTAGTTATTTTAGTATTAATTGGTGCAGATATGGCGAGTAAAGGAAATCCAGCCAGAATGCTACTAATTTTCTCTTTCTGTGGTATTGCTGCAACAGCTATCGGTATTACAACTTCAGGAATGGTAAGTGTTTATGCTTTTACAAGTGTTGGTTTATTCTGTAGCACTCTTTGGCCTTGTATCTTTACATTGGCTGTAAGCGGATTAGGAAAACACACTAGCCAAGGAAGTAGCTTCCTTATCATGATGATTATGGGAGGTGGTTTTGTGAGCGTTTTCCAAGGGAAAATTGCCGAAATTATCGGAATACAATCTAGTTATGTTGTAGGTGTCATTTGCTTCGCTTATCTAGCATTCTATGCTTGGAAAGTAAGCCAAATCTTAAGAGCTCACGGTATTGATTTTGACAAAAAAGTAGCTGGAGGACATTAA
- a CDS encoding LytR/AlgR family response regulator transcription factor, whose translation MKIKCVLIDDEPLAIKVLLNYFENFSDFEVIATFNNSLEGLDFINSNNVDAVFLDIDMPMMTGFELIRLLENKTRIIITTAFREFAAESYDLEVLDYLVKPIPLPRFIKCIHKIEAEHNLKNNIKIDNHRVEPHIFIKVDKKMVKINIDEILFIEGMKEYIKVVTPEKTYITHKSLSSLTEELPADRFMRIHKSYTIALNKVKSIEGNRIQILTHNIPIGRNYNKEVKSKILD comes from the coding sequence ATGAAGATTAAATGCGTATTAATTGATGATGAACCATTAGCCATAAAAGTATTACTCAATTATTTTGAGAATTTTTCGGACTTTGAGGTTATTGCTACTTTCAATAATTCATTGGAGGGACTCGACTTTATTAATTCAAATAATGTCGATGCTGTGTTTCTGGACATCGACATGCCAATGATGACCGGATTTGAATTAATTCGTTTGCTTGAAAACAAAACCCGAATCATTATTACGACAGCTTTCAGGGAATTTGCTGCCGAAAGTTATGATTTGGAGGTATTAGATTATTTGGTTAAACCAATCCCCTTGCCTCGATTTATAAAATGTATCCACAAAATCGAAGCCGAACATAATTTAAAAAACAATATCAAAATTGATAACCATCGCGTTGAACCACACATTTTTATAAAAGTGGATAAAAAGATGGTCAAAATCAATATTGATGAGATTCTTTTTATAGAAGGAATGAAAGAATACATAAAAGTAGTCACTCCCGAGAAAACTTATATCACCCACAAATCGTTAAGTTCCCTAACCGAAGAGTTACCCGCAGACAGGTTCATGCGTATCCATAAATCCTATACTATCGCCTTAAATAAAGTAAAATCCATAGAAGGAAACAGAATACAAATTTTAACGCACAACATCCCTATAGGTCGAAATTACAACAAAGAAGTTAAAAGTAAAATTTTAGACTAA
- a CDS encoding sensor histidine kinase, producing MKKVNFEIKLINHVWFWVIWFFLNFLRWGAYFNDYKYSFKSNLLEYALHIPIVYFNILVLIPMFVLKSKYIKYAFSLLASLAVFYLLKTGLYYYIISKNIWPEANKDYTPFELNHIVAVTIGEIYVLAIASSFYLMLTWLRERDRNKAILENQNKIKLKYLKNQIQPHFFFNTLNNLYALSLESSNKVPNVIIKLSNLMEYVLYDIEDSQFVPLIKEIDYIQSYIEIEKLRFQNVEVSINIESDLDNIKIPPLLFISLIENAFKHGGANNKNLKIKINFRVVNSKLEFEIINNFVISPPLKSKKGIGLSNTKKRLKLIFKNNFVIQQMIKFNFYIIKIQIPLHNED from the coding sequence ATGAAAAAAGTAAACTTCGAAATCAAACTCATAAACCACGTATGGTTTTGGGTAATCTGGTTTTTTCTTAACTTTTTGCGTTGGGGAGCTTATTTTAACGATTATAAGTACTCATTCAAATCAAACTTATTGGAATATGCACTCCACATCCCTATTGTGTATTTCAATATATTGGTATTGATCCCAATGTTTGTATTAAAATCCAAATACATCAAATACGCGTTTTCACTTTTAGCCAGCCTTGCTGTCTTTTATTTGTTAAAAACCGGACTCTACTATTACATAATCTCTAAGAATATTTGGCCCGAAGCCAACAAGGATTACACCCCTTTTGAACTTAACCACATTGTTGCCGTTACTATTGGGGAAATTTATGTGCTTGCAATTGCATCTTCTTTTTATTTAATGTTAACATGGCTAAGGGAAAGAGACCGTAACAAAGCGATATTGGAGAATCAAAACAAAATCAAGTTGAAATATTTAAAAAATCAGATTCAGCCGCATTTCTTCTTTAACACTTTGAATAATTTATATGCTTTGTCGCTGGAATCATCAAACAAAGTGCCCAATGTAATTATTAAGCTTTCCAATTTGATGGAATATGTATTGTATGACATTGAAGATAGCCAATTTGTTCCTTTAATAAAAGAAATCGATTATATCCAAAGTTATATTGAGATTGAAAAGCTCCGGTTTCAAAATGTGGAAGTCAGTATTAATATTGAATCAGATCTGGATAATATAAAAATCCCTCCATTATTGTTCATTTCACTGATAGAAAATGCTTTTAAACACGGAGGGGCAAATAATAAAAACCTCAAAATAAAAATCAACTTCAGAGTTGTAAATTCCAAGCTCGAATTTGAAATAATAAATAATTTTGTAATTTCACCACCTTTAAAATCTAAAAAAGGAATTGGTTTATCCAACACCAAAAAGAGGCTAAAACTAATTTTTAAGAACAATTTCGTCATTCAACAAATGATAAAATTCAATTTTTATATTATCAAAATACAAATCCCTTTACACAATGAAGATTAA
- a CDS encoding SusC/RagA family TonB-linked outer membrane protein — MKKILLIVMVVFTAQLTLAQVKTIKGLVTDSKGMPLPAANVVVKGESNGTSTNFDGGFSIEAKTGATLVISYLGYETKSVVVGESATINVQLTESGSTALSEVVVTSLGIKKSKKSLTYSAQELKSEELVRAKDPNLMNTVAGKIAGVAVTKSAGGSGGSTKVTIRGNSSTTNNNPLYVVDGVPMLNISSIQPNDSFGSTQGGNRDGGDVVGLLNPDDYEGMTVLKGASATALYGSQGARGVVLLTSKKAKEGVSSFRVSSNTTVETAAYLPKFQTSYIAKPGADESWGAAQATHDHTRDFFETGVTQISSFGFSTGSTNSATNVSYANTSANGVLPTNSLSKNNFNVRQMGKFFGDKLTVNANVSYTSQYVTNRPTSGLYFNPLTGLYLMPRGNDFEYYKNNFEKFDPARNMMVQNWMTDRDIEQNPYWGLKRNESKDGNQFFNGSAGLNYKVNNWLSIGSRYNYDRVTSEFNKEIYATTQGTLSHPNGRYINITDVSSQNYADLIATINTNINPDITFFANVGTSFTKTSINDETVLDSDPSGLGIANWFTLHNFNSNTGNYQNYGYRREQQSVFAATTFGYKNMLYLDITGRNDWSSTLANTGNLSFFYPSAGLTALLSEMITMPESISFGKVRASFAQVGNDVPAFYTSPTSNYTAANPQNINPTVGPRPGTNLKPESQDSYELGTEWRFVNNKFGIELTYYNNKTKDELLTIPAPATNAEGYQNYAYNGGVIKNSGIEVLLNAKIIDNDKFKWDATVNYSKNNNEVSGLPEELGGTVILTQPGVNSYRYSLINGRPFGVIEGINFKKDAQGRILLNADGSFQKTDFEEVGNANPDFMLGFSNSFKYHNFFLNFTIDGRFGGDVMSLTEAVNDQFGVSKATGDARAAGGVVVNAVYPDGTAYAGKYPAESYYSQVGGRAGISGEYVYNATNVSMRELAFGYTFDLKNVKFLKSANLSLVGRNLFFFYKDAPFDPNISLSTGNGLQGIDVYAAPSTRSIGLNLNVTF; from the coding sequence ATGAAAAAAATTCTATTAATCGTTATGGTTGTTTTTACTGCGCAACTAACCCTTGCGCAGGTAAAGACAATCAAGGGTTTGGTTACTGATTCAAAAGGTATGCCTTTGCCTGCAGCAAATGTTGTGGTAAAAGGGGAGTCGAATGGGACGTCGACAAATTTTGATGGTGGTTTTAGTATCGAAGCTAAAACTGGGGCAACTTTGGTGATTTCTTATTTAGGGTATGAAACAAAAAGTGTTGTCGTGGGAGAATCGGCTACTATTAATGTACAGCTGACAGAATCGGGTTCTACAGCTTTGTCTGAGGTTGTTGTAACTTCATTGGGTATTAAAAAATCTAAAAAGTCTCTGACTTATTCGGCTCAAGAGTTAAAATCGGAAGAGCTTGTTAGAGCAAAAGATCCTAACTTAATGAACACAGTTGCCGGAAAAATTGCCGGAGTTGCTGTTACTAAAAGTGCCGGTGGTTCTGGAGGATCAACAAAAGTTACAATTCGAGGAAATTCATCTACTACAAACAACAATCCTTTATATGTTGTTGACGGGGTGCCAATGTTGAACATTTCATCGATTCAGCCAAACGATTCATTCGGTTCTACACAAGGAGGAAACCGTGATGGAGGAGATGTTGTTGGTTTGTTAAATCCTGATGATTATGAAGGAATGACAGTTCTTAAAGGAGCATCTGCAACAGCTTTGTATGGTAGTCAAGGAGCCAGAGGGGTAGTTTTGTTGACTTCCAAAAAAGCTAAAGAAGGAGTTTCTTCTTTCAGAGTGTCTTCAAATACAACTGTTGAGACAGCTGCCTATTTGCCAAAATTCCAAACGTCTTATATTGCTAAACCAGGAGCAGATGAGTCATGGGGAGCGGCTCAGGCAACTCACGATCATACAAGAGATTTCTTTGAAACAGGAGTAACACAAATTTCTTCTTTCGGTTTTTCTACAGGTTCAACAAATTCGGCTACAAATGTGTCGTATGCTAACACTTCTGCAAATGGAGTGTTGCCAACAAACAGTTTGAGCAAAAACAACTTCAATGTTAGACAAATGGGGAAATTTTTTGGTGATAAATTGACAGTTAATGCCAATGTAAGCTATACTTCTCAATATGTAACAAACAGACCCACCAGTGGATTGTATTTTAACCCACTTACAGGTCTTTATTTAATGCCAAGAGGAAACGATTTTGAATATTATAAAAATAATTTCGAAAAATTTGATCCTGCCAGAAACATGATGGTTCAAAACTGGATGACAGACAGAGATATTGAGCAAAATCCATATTGGGGATTGAAACGTAATGAATCTAAAGATGGTAATCAATTCTTTAACGGATCAGCTGGATTGAATTACAAAGTAAATAACTGGTTGTCTATTGGTTCTAGGTATAATTATGATAGAGTGACTTCAGAATTTAATAAAGAAATTTACGCAACTACTCAAGGAACTTTGTCTCATCCAAATGGTAGATACATCAATATTACAGATGTAAGCTCTCAAAATTATGCCGATTTAATCGCTACAATTAATACAAATATCAATCCTGATATTACGTTTTTTGCAAACGTAGGTACTAGTTTCACAAAAACATCAATTAATGATGAGACTGTTTTAGACTCAGATCCATCAGGATTGGGAATTGCAAACTGGTTCACACTTCACAATTTTAATTCTAATACTGGTAATTATCAAAATTACGGTTATAGAAGAGAGCAACAATCTGTTTTTGCAGCGACAACTTTTGGTTACAAAAACATGCTTTATTTAGATATTACCGGACGTAATGACTGGTCTTCTACATTGGCAAACACAGGTAATCTGTCGTTTTTCTATCCTTCTGCCGGACTTACTGCTCTTTTGAGTGAAATGATCACAATGCCGGAATCAATTTCGTTTGGTAAAGTTCGTGCTTCTTTTGCTCAGGTTGGTAATGATGTTCCTGCATTTTATACTTCACCAACTTCAAATTATACGGCTGCAAATCCACAAAATATCAACCCAACAGTTGGTCCAAGACCAGGTACAAATTTGAAACCGGAAAGTCAGGATTCTTATGAGTTGGGTACTGAATGGAGATTTGTGAACAACAAATTCGGAATTGAATTGACTTACTACAATAATAAAACAAAAGATGAATTACTTACTATTCCTGCTCCAGCGACAAATGCTGAGGGATACCAAAATTACGCATACAATGGCGGGGTAATCAAAAATAGTGGTATTGAAGTATTGTTGAATGCAAAAATTATCGATAATGATAAGTTCAAATGGGATGCAACTGTGAACTATTCGAAAAATAACAATGAGGTTTCTGGATTACCAGAAGAGTTGGGAGGAACAGTTATTTTGACACAGCCTGGCGTAAACAGTTATAGATATTCATTGATCAATGGTCGTCCGTTTGGAGTTATTGAAGGAATTAATTTTAAGAAAGATGCACAAGGCAGAATTTTATTGAATGCTGACGGATCGTTCCAAAAAACAGATTTTGAAGAAGTGGGTAATGCAAATCCAGATTTTATGTTAGGTTTTTCTAACTCTTTCAAATACCATAACTTCTTCTTGAATTTTACAATTGATGGTCGTTTTGGCGGGGATGTAATGAGTTTGACCGAGGCTGTAAATGATCAGTTTGGTGTTTCTAAAGCAACTGGTGATGCCAGAGCTGCTGGTGGGGTAGTTGTTAATGCGGTTTATCCTGATGGAACAGCTTATGCCGGAAAATATCCTGCAGAGAGTTACTATAGCCAAGTTGGTGGTAGAGCAGGTATTTCTGGAGAATATGTTTATAATGCTACAAATGTAAGTATGAGAGAATTAGCTTTTGGATATACATTTGATCTTAAAAATGTTAAGTTTCTTAAATCGGCTAACTTATCATTAGTAGGTAGAAATTTATTTTTCTTCTACAAAGATGCGCCATTTGATCCAAATATTTCTTTGAGTACAGGAAATGGTTTACAGGGGATTGATGTTTATGCAGCACCATCTACTAGAAGTATCGGTCTTAATTTAAATGTAACTTTCTAA
- a CDS encoding RagB/SusD family nutrient uptake outer membrane protein, giving the protein MILNKIKTTAICASLLAAVSCTSDFNEINTNPTGITAKELEQDFNHVKVPFSTVFTGIFNTTHWKYQLQQNLNADIWSGYMATPTPFKGAAGDNSNYNYVDGWNGFIWSLPYTDVMANTLKIEQRTKGKYDQFYAISLILKVEAMHRVTDVFGPIVYSQFGTTNTTIPYDSQEEVYTKMFSELDFAVAELTKRVNAGEASTFVSTDMTAYAGDYKQWVKYANSLRLRLAMRLVKIKPALAKTEAEKAISQTFGVMTTNADICKVIIPNFIDPILTISSAWGDIRMSADMESIMNGYADPRLAKYFNTSADFPGQYRGVRTGINMIAKSDRTGMSEIGSIVGSNEKVFMTTAEVYFLRAEGALRGWNMGGTAQALYEAGITASFAQHGVSGAAAYIADNAKMAKDFVDVKDAANNTVAVNKVTIAWDAAASNEVKLQKIITQKWIANFPEGQEAWSEYRRTGYPKLFRIIHNTSGGTITTEFGPRRVNFVQSEKDGNPGGVATGLSKLGGPDNGGTRLWWDTTGANF; this is encoded by the coding sequence ATGATACTAAATAAAATAAAAACAACTGCTATATGCGCTTCATTATTGGCAGCAGTAAGTTGTACCAGTGATTTTAATGAAATCAACACCAATCCTACGGGGATTACTGCCAAAGAACTTGAACAGGATTTTAACCATGTAAAAGTACCTTTTTCTACTGTTTTCACAGGTATTTTTAACACTACCCATTGGAAATACCAATTGCAGCAAAACCTTAATGCTGATATATGGTCAGGTTATATGGCTACTCCAACCCCTTTTAAAGGAGCTGCGGGAGATAATTCAAACTATAACTATGTTGATGGTTGGAATGGTTTTATCTGGAGTTTGCCTTATACAGATGTAATGGCAAATACGCTAAAAATTGAGCAAAGAACTAAAGGAAAATACGATCAGTTTTATGCTATTTCACTTATTTTGAAAGTGGAAGCAATGCACAGAGTTACTGATGTGTTCGGACCAATTGTATATTCTCAATTTGGAACTACAAATACTACGATTCCTTATGATTCACAGGAAGAAGTTTACACTAAAATGTTTTCAGAACTTGATTTTGCTGTTGCTGAATTGACAAAAAGAGTAAATGCAGGTGAGGCATCCACTTTTGTGAGTACAGATATGACAGCTTATGCAGGTGATTACAAACAATGGGTTAAATATGCGAATTCATTGCGTTTGCGTTTGGCTATGCGATTGGTGAAAATCAAACCTGCTTTGGCTAAAACTGAAGCTGAAAAAGCAATTAGCCAAACTTTTGGTGTAATGACTACGAATGCTGATATCTGCAAAGTAATTATCCCTAATTTCATCGATCCAATTTTGACAATTTCTTCAGCTTGGGGAGATATTAGAATGTCTGCTGATATGGAATCTATAATGAATGGTTATGCAGATCCTAGACTAGCTAAATATTTTAATACTTCAGCTGATTTTCCTGGTCAATATAGAGGAGTTCGTACCGGTATTAACATGATTGCCAAATCTGATCGTACAGGTATGTCTGAAATTGGTTCAATTGTTGGATCAAATGAAAAAGTATTCATGACTACAGCCGAAGTATATTTCTTGAGAGCCGAAGGTGCTTTGAGAGGATGGAATATGGGAGGAACTGCTCAAGCTCTATATGAGGCAGGTATCACGGCTTCATTTGCTCAACACGGTGTTTCGGGAGCGGCTGCTTATATTGCAGATAATGCAAAAATGGCTAAAGATTTCGTTGACGTGAAAGATGCTGCCAATAATACAGTGGCAGTGAATAAAGTTACTATCGCTTGGGATGCAGCTGCTTCCAATGAAGTGAAATTGCAAAAAATCATCACTCAAAAATGGATTGCCAACTTCCCTGAAGGGCAAGAAGCTTGGTCTGAATATAGAAGAACCGGATATCCTAAATTGTTTAGAATAATACATAATACAAGTGGCGGAACGATTACAACTGAATTTGGTCCACGCAGAGTAAACTTTGTACAGTCTGAAAAAGACGGAAATCCTGGTGGTGTTGCAACAGGACTGAGCAAATTAGGCGGACCTGATAATGGAGGAACTAGACTTTGGTGGGATACTACCGGAGCTAATTTCTAG